TATTGTTGATGATCCGATCTGAAATTGCTTTGAAGATCGGTGCGCTGGCAGTCGCCCCATAATATCCCCCTGCTTTCGGTTTTTCGATCATTACCAAACAGACAACTTCCGGTTTTTCCACTGGAAAAAACCCTATAAAAGATGCGTTATAACTTCCCTCTTCATATTTTCCATCGACATGTTTTCGTGAAGTTCCTGTTTTTCCGGCGATCCGCACACCGGGTGTTTTAACAGAAACACCGGTTCCATATTCTACAACCGCTTCCAGCATCTGCTTTACTTGGTCGTTTACCTGTTTTGAAATGACACGACGGATCATCTGTGGTTGTCCCACATATACTTCCTGATCATTCTCATCCTTCTCCCTCTGCACGATGTACGGTTTCATTAACATTCCATCATTGGCAATCACTGAATACGCTGAAACAATCTGAAGCGGTGTCACTCCGACTTCATATCCGTACGCAATTGAGTTCAACGATGCCTTCGACCATTCGGAAGTCTTTTTTAATTGACCGTTAATTTCTGCGGGAAGTTCGATTCCCGTTGCCATTCCAAATCCAAAATCACGCGCTTTTTTATACAATTTTTCCTGGCCGATCAGATCGCTCGCTTTTGCCATGACGATGTTGGACGAGTATGCCATCGATTCCAAAAACGTTACATCGCGCAATGGATGAGAATCGTTAATCAAACGGATCTTCTTACCGGGATATTCAATTCTATATTTTCCATTTTCAGCATAAAAGTGTTTCTCTAGCGTGAATCCTTCTTGTTCCAACGCTGCAGAAGCTGTGACAATTTTAAATACTGATCCCGGCTCGTACATGTCCGCCACAACGCGATTTTTCAGTGCGTCGGCATTCTGCACTTTGTTTAGATTCACTTGCGGATAATTCGCCATCGCAAGAATTTCTCCCGTTTGGGGGCGCATCATTACCACTAAACCTGCATCGGCCTGCGTCCGTGCAATCCCTTTTTTTAATTCTTCATCGGCAATGGATTGATACTGTAGATCGATTGTCAGTTCGATGGAATGTCCGTTTACCGCTTCTTCACGCGGATAATCAACAGAGGGACGTTTTCTTCCCAAACCATCCTTTTGCATGATCACATATCCGTCTCGTCCGCGAAGCACATCGTTGAATTGCTGCTCGATCCCGCTCACCCCGACATTGTCAATGTTTGTTGCTCCCAACACCTGACCGGCAATTTCATCGTAATGATACAGACGCATTGCTTCATTCATTTTTACGATTCCGCCTAATTTCTTCATCGGTATCATTTCTGCAACGTCGGGACGAAGATGCCGTTCCATCCAGACAAACCGTTTGCTGCTCTGGAGTTTCGCATTGTA
The Bacteroidota bacterium DNA segment above includes these coding regions:
- a CDS encoding penicillin-binding transpeptidase domain-containing protein is translated as MWNPFKKNNNEQTETPQQKDYHYRLLTVKICFLLAFCAAAMRLVQIQLLDSGKYQDIAKKQYEARVPLVAQRGNIYDRNGNVLVANSEFVSFAADPKIAGDDAKLIAKEFSAMTGKSEREYNAKLQSSKRFVWMERHLRPDVAEMIPMKKLGGIVKMNEAMRLYHYDEIAGQVLGATNIDNVGVSGIEQQFNDVLRGRDGYVIMQKDGLGRKRPSVDYPREEAVNGHSIELTIDLQYQSIADEELKKGIARTQADAGLVVMMRPQTGEILAMANYPQVNLNKVQNADALKNRVVADMYEPGSVFKIVTASAALEQEGFTLEKHFYAENGKYRIEYPGKKIRLINDSHPLRDVTFLESMAYSSNIVMAKASDLIGQEKLYKKARDFGFGMATGIELPAEINGQLKKTSEWSKASLNSIAYGYEVGVTPLQIVSAYSVIANDGMLMKPYIVQREKDENDQEVYVGQPQMIRRVISKQVNDQVKQMLEAVVEYGTGVSVKTPGVRIAGKTGTSRKHVDGKYEEGSYNASFIGFFPVEKPEVVCLVMIEKPKAGGYYGATASAPIFKAISDRIINNNGLIAKTMIAEQSVQTVNPKVDATVSIPDVANKEMDDAVASLKQSGLAAKVIGTGEEVVRQYPQAGKKVERGSIVQLMMNETEQTIAASALRVPDVRGLSVRRAVNKLAAEQYEVSIVGSGIVINQFPSPGTSMKQGTKVTIMCEPKTIATAQLY